One window of the Camelina sativa cultivar DH55 chromosome 1, Cs, whole genome shotgun sequence genome contains the following:
- the LOC104780774 gene encoding TSA1-like protein isoform X1, which produces MGTKFLALGLSLCLVLSSFYEVSCQDEGTGGLSVGLIEHEYQANVNSLQGNEASDQTETSGQKNSTATDNNTISLSLTEESVEILKESVDTSAQVGAVTDEVQKSSSMLDHIELEFEAHVNELKKAGSDVINKVDESKDDEEAARRHKMLEAIEREFEELLAAAAAGFEQLKIDDSKGIDDEQSAKRQSMLDEIERDFEAATKGLEQLKADDLTGVNDEEHAARRQKMLEEIEREFEEATKGLEELRHSTSSTDDEAHSAKREDMLDAIEREFEAVTSGLKGLKINAHTVKDEDDSEKAAKRQSMLDAIDREFEAVTESFKQLEDLADNKQEGDQSATRQSMLDEIEREFEAAASNLKKLNLDDLTEGDDAAQSAKRNSMLEAIEREFEAATKGLEEIKANDSTDGKDDDEHAARRKSMLDAIELEFEAATRGLNEIKNESKQDENKRSIMLEAIEREFEAVTIAKTNGDDSAKSTSTISVAQKTYVGNSAGLEGLLKPADGVCGCFNQDKDGIKADTDSSINIAEILAEESKSQGSETSRLTISLNNLVHTHREQTSSKVSSVLGSSSVTSTTSESSATSESIEGLKLTLKKLRGLSARDLVNHPNFDEIIAAGTRYEVLSSASIGYISLLAKYKTVIKEGLEASQRVQIAQTRAKLLKETAMEKQRSVDSVFASAKTTAERGDALHIRIVAIKRLLAKLEAEKVNVDSKFTSLTTSLSQLLKEASQAYEEYHEAVRKAKDEQAAEEFALETTKRAEQIWVEFLSSLN; this is translated from the exons ATGGGAACGAAGTTTTTAGCTCTAGGTTTGTCTCTTTGTCTTGTTCTCTCAAGCTTCTATGAAGTTTCTTGCCAG GATGAAGGAACTGGAGGTTTGAGTGTAGGTCTAATAGAGCATGAATATCAAG CTAATGTCAATTCTCTCCAAGGCAATGAAGCATCAGATCAAA CTGAGACCAGTGGTCAGAAAAACAGTACAGCGACTGATAACAACACTATATCTCTGTCTCTAACTGAAGAATCAGTGGAAATTCTTAAAGAATCTGTTGATACATCAGCTCAG GTAGGAGCTGTTACTGATGAAGTCCAGAAAAGTTCGAGTATGTTGGACCATATCGAACTTGAGTTCGAAG CCCATGTCAATGAACTTAAAAAGGCTGGATCTGATGTTATCAACAAAGTTGATGAATCtaaggatgatgaagaag CTGCTAGGAGACATAAAATGTTGGAAGCTATTGAACGCGAGTTTGAAG AGTTACTtgcagctgctgctgctggatTTGAACAACTAAAGATTGATGATTCCAAAGGAATAGATGATGAACAAT CTGCAAAGAGACAAAGCATGTTGGACGAGATTGAACGTGACTTTGAAG CTGCTACAAAGGGTCTTGAACAACTAAAGGCTGATGATTTGACTGGAGTCAATGATGAAGAACATG CTGCAAGGAGACAAAAAATGCTAGAAGAGATCGAAAGAGAGTTCGAAG AAGCTACAAAAGGTCTTGAAGAATTAAGGCATTCAACCTCAAGCACAGATGATGAAGCACACT CTGCAAAGAGAGAGGATATGCTAGATGCAATCGAACGCGAGTTTGAAG CTGTTACAAGTGGTCTTAAAGGGCTAAAGATCAATGCTCACACTgtcaaagatgaagatgattcaGAAAAAG CTGCCAAGAGACAAAGTATGCTAGATGCAATTGACCGCGAATTTGAAG CCGTTACTGAGAGTTTTAAGCAACTTGAAGATCTCGCCGATAACAAACAGGAGGGAGACCAAT CTGCAACGAGGCAAAGTATGTTGGATGAGATTGAACGTGAATTTGAAG CTGCTGCAAGTAACCTGAAGAAACTAAATCTTGACGACCTCACTGAAGGAGATGACGCTGCACAAT CTGCAAAGAGAAATAGCATGCTTGAAGCTATCGAACGCGAGTTTGAAG CTGCTACAAAAGGTCTTGAAGAGATTAAGGCTAATGATTCAACCGATGGcaaggatgatgatgaacatg CTGCAAGGAGAAAAAGTATGCTTGATGCTATTGAACTCGAGTTTGAAG cCGCAACAAGAGGCCTTAATGAGATAAAGAATGAATCAAAACAAG ATGAAAACAAGAGAAGCATTATGTTGGAAGCAATCGAACGCGAATTTGAAG CTGTTACAATTGCAAAGACCAATGGAGATGACT CTGCAAAGAGTACGTCAACCATAAGTGTAGCGCAGAAAACTTATGTCGGAAACAGTG CTGGTTTAGAAGGTCTTCTAAAGCCTGCAG aTGGTGTATGTGGTTGTTTTAACCAAGACAAAGATGGTATTAAGGCAGACACGGATTCATCCATTAACATAGCGGAGATACTCGCTGAAGAATCCAAATCCCAG GGCTCAGAGACTTCTCGCCTCACCATATCATTGAACAATCTTGTTCATACCCATAGAGAACAAACGTCCTCAAAGGTAAGCTCAGTCCTTGGCTCATCATCAGTTACTTCTACCACAAGCGAATCATCCGCTACATCAGAGAGCATAGAGGGCTTGAAGCTAACCCTAAAGAAGCTGCGCGGTCTAAGCGCACGTGATCTCGTAAACCATCCAAACTTCGATGAGATTATAGCAGCCGGTACACGTTACGAGGTACTCAGCTCAGCTTCTATTGGTTACATCTCTTTGCTAGCCAAATACAAAACCGTCATTAAAGAAGGACTCGAGGCTTCTCAGAGAGTCCAGATTGCTCAAACCCGAGCCAAACTGTTGAAAGAAACCGCAATGGAGAAGCAGAGATCCGTAGACTCGGTCTTCGCATCAGCAAAGACCACGGCTGAGCGAGGAGACGCGTTGCACATCAGAATCGTTGCGATCAAGAGACTGTTGGCGAAGCTAGAAGCAGAGAAAGTGAACGTTGATTCAAAGTTTACGTCGTTGACGACGAGTCTGTCACAGCTTCTCAAGGAGGCTTCCCAGGCCTACGAAGAGTATCACGAGGCGGTGCGTAAGGCAAAGGACGAGCAAGCGGCGGAGGAATTTGCGCTAGAGACGACGAAGAGAGCAGAACAGATATGGGTTGAGTTTCTTAGTTCGCTTAATTGA
- the LOC104780774 gene encoding TSA1-like protein isoform X2, with protein MGTKFLALGLSLCLVLSSFYEVSCQDEGTGGLSVGLIEHEYQANVNSLQGNEASDQTETSGQKNSTATDNNTISLSLTEESVEILKESVDTSAQVGAVTDEVQKSSSMLDHIELEFEAHVNELKKAGSDVINKVDESKDDEEAARRHKMLEAIEREFEAAAAGFEQLKIDDSKGIDDEQSAKRQSMLDEIERDFEAATKGLEQLKADDLTGVNDEEHAARRQKMLEEIEREFEEATKGLEELRHSTSSTDDEAHSAKREDMLDAIEREFEAVTSGLKGLKINAHTVKDEDDSEKAAKRQSMLDAIDREFEAVTESFKQLEDLADNKQEGDQSATRQSMLDEIEREFEAAASNLKKLNLDDLTEGDDAAQSAKRNSMLEAIEREFEAATKGLEEIKANDSTDGKDDDEHAARRKSMLDAIELEFEAATRGLNEIKNESKQDENKRSIMLEAIEREFEAVTIAKTNGDDSAKSTSTISVAQKTYVGNSAGLEGLLKPADGVCGCFNQDKDGIKADTDSSINIAEILAEESKSQGSETSRLTISLNNLVHTHREQTSSKVSSVLGSSSVTSTTSESSATSESIEGLKLTLKKLRGLSARDLVNHPNFDEIIAAGTRYEVLSSASIGYISLLAKYKTVIKEGLEASQRVQIAQTRAKLLKETAMEKQRSVDSVFASAKTTAERGDALHIRIVAIKRLLAKLEAEKVNVDSKFTSLTTSLSQLLKEASQAYEEYHEAVRKAKDEQAAEEFALETTKRAEQIWVEFLSSLN; from the exons ATGGGAACGAAGTTTTTAGCTCTAGGTTTGTCTCTTTGTCTTGTTCTCTCAAGCTTCTATGAAGTTTCTTGCCAG GATGAAGGAACTGGAGGTTTGAGTGTAGGTCTAATAGAGCATGAATATCAAG CTAATGTCAATTCTCTCCAAGGCAATGAAGCATCAGATCAAA CTGAGACCAGTGGTCAGAAAAACAGTACAGCGACTGATAACAACACTATATCTCTGTCTCTAACTGAAGAATCAGTGGAAATTCTTAAAGAATCTGTTGATACATCAGCTCAG GTAGGAGCTGTTACTGATGAAGTCCAGAAAAGTTCGAGTATGTTGGACCATATCGAACTTGAGTTCGAAG CCCATGTCAATGAACTTAAAAAGGCTGGATCTGATGTTATCAACAAAGTTGATGAATCtaaggatgatgaagaag CTGCTAGGAGACATAAAATGTTGGAAGCTATTGAACGCGAGTTTGAAG ctgctgctgctggatTTGAACAACTAAAGATTGATGATTCCAAAGGAATAGATGATGAACAAT CTGCAAAGAGACAAAGCATGTTGGACGAGATTGAACGTGACTTTGAAG CTGCTACAAAGGGTCTTGAACAACTAAAGGCTGATGATTTGACTGGAGTCAATGATGAAGAACATG CTGCAAGGAGACAAAAAATGCTAGAAGAGATCGAAAGAGAGTTCGAAG AAGCTACAAAAGGTCTTGAAGAATTAAGGCATTCAACCTCAAGCACAGATGATGAAGCACACT CTGCAAAGAGAGAGGATATGCTAGATGCAATCGAACGCGAGTTTGAAG CTGTTACAAGTGGTCTTAAAGGGCTAAAGATCAATGCTCACACTgtcaaagatgaagatgattcaGAAAAAG CTGCCAAGAGACAAAGTATGCTAGATGCAATTGACCGCGAATTTGAAG CCGTTACTGAGAGTTTTAAGCAACTTGAAGATCTCGCCGATAACAAACAGGAGGGAGACCAAT CTGCAACGAGGCAAAGTATGTTGGATGAGATTGAACGTGAATTTGAAG CTGCTGCAAGTAACCTGAAGAAACTAAATCTTGACGACCTCACTGAAGGAGATGACGCTGCACAAT CTGCAAAGAGAAATAGCATGCTTGAAGCTATCGAACGCGAGTTTGAAG CTGCTACAAAAGGTCTTGAAGAGATTAAGGCTAATGATTCAACCGATGGcaaggatgatgatgaacatg CTGCAAGGAGAAAAAGTATGCTTGATGCTATTGAACTCGAGTTTGAAG cCGCAACAAGAGGCCTTAATGAGATAAAGAATGAATCAAAACAAG ATGAAAACAAGAGAAGCATTATGTTGGAAGCAATCGAACGCGAATTTGAAG CTGTTACAATTGCAAAGACCAATGGAGATGACT CTGCAAAGAGTACGTCAACCATAAGTGTAGCGCAGAAAACTTATGTCGGAAACAGTG CTGGTTTAGAAGGTCTTCTAAAGCCTGCAG aTGGTGTATGTGGTTGTTTTAACCAAGACAAAGATGGTATTAAGGCAGACACGGATTCATCCATTAACATAGCGGAGATACTCGCTGAAGAATCCAAATCCCAG GGCTCAGAGACTTCTCGCCTCACCATATCATTGAACAATCTTGTTCATACCCATAGAGAACAAACGTCCTCAAAGGTAAGCTCAGTCCTTGGCTCATCATCAGTTACTTCTACCACAAGCGAATCATCCGCTACATCAGAGAGCATAGAGGGCTTGAAGCTAACCCTAAAGAAGCTGCGCGGTCTAAGCGCACGTGATCTCGTAAACCATCCAAACTTCGATGAGATTATAGCAGCCGGTACACGTTACGAGGTACTCAGCTCAGCTTCTATTGGTTACATCTCTTTGCTAGCCAAATACAAAACCGTCATTAAAGAAGGACTCGAGGCTTCTCAGAGAGTCCAGATTGCTCAAACCCGAGCCAAACTGTTGAAAGAAACCGCAATGGAGAAGCAGAGATCCGTAGACTCGGTCTTCGCATCAGCAAAGACCACGGCTGAGCGAGGAGACGCGTTGCACATCAGAATCGTTGCGATCAAGAGACTGTTGGCGAAGCTAGAAGCAGAGAAAGTGAACGTTGATTCAAAGTTTACGTCGTTGACGACGAGTCTGTCACAGCTTCTCAAGGAGGCTTCCCAGGCCTACGAAGAGTATCACGAGGCGGTGCGTAAGGCAAAGGACGAGCAAGCGGCGGAGGAATTTGCGCTAGAGACGACGAAGAGAGCAGAACAGATATGGGTTGAGTTTCTTAGTTCGCTTAATTGA
- the LOC104780785 gene encoding nuclear pore complex protein NUP50B-like, with product MGDSENAQQPSKKRAALKELSRDNPGLDDDDDDDDEDTSALASGTFKTASEEVLATRKIFRAKRRDPSATAAAPLASNPFAGIRLVPFTAHVPSTTAEQTNKPLSGLDSTEDDGRCDATNDDEKSEAVNTGDGGEADNKIEDETKTTTEIDVAAETAKDDNGNSEAVDKDSGGNQTEKEGKEGDGNEDTEKNGDSGGLSSFHQHSSSKNAFTGLASTSFSASLFSFGLVPQQGSEQSPFSFGLSSNGNSSLFGASGSASIVTKSTETTTTAFPSKQDVSVETGEENEKAAFTADSVMFEYLEGGWKERGKGELKVNVSTADNGKARLVMRSKGNYRLILNASLYPEMKLANMDKKGITFACVNSINEAEKGLSTFALKFKDPTVVEEFRAVIEKHKESKPSVVEAAAPLKTPENSPRAEDT from the coding sequence ATGGGGGACTCGGAAAATGCTCAGCAGCCTTCCAAAAAGAGAGCTGCTTTGAAAGAACTGTCTCGTGACAATCCTGgccttgatgatgatgatgatgatgatgatgaagacacTTCTGCACTCGCCAGTGGTACTTTCAAGACTGCAAGTGAGGAGGTTTTGGCTACCAGAAAAATTTTCAGAGCTAAGCGCAGAGATCCATCTGCAACAGCAGCAGCACCACTAGCATCCAATCCCTTTGCTGGAATTCGTTTGGTCCCTTTTACTGCTCATGTTCCTTCTACTACTGCTGAACAAACGAACAAGCCTCTGTCTGGGTTGGATTCGACAGAGGATGATGGAAGATGTGATGCAACCAATGATGACGAGAAGAGTGAGGCAGTTAATACTGGAGATGGTGGTGAAGCTGATAACAAGATTGAAGACGAGACAAAAACAACGACAGAAATTGATGTTGCTGCTGAAACGGCTAAAGATGACAACGGCAATAGTGAGGCTGTTGACAAGGATTCAGGTGGTAATCAGACcgagaaagaaggaaaagaaggtGATGGAAATGAAGACACAGAGAAGAATGGAGATAGTGGAGGCTTGAGTTCTTTCCACCAGCACTCGAGTAGCAAAAACGCATTCACAGGACTTGCTAGTACAAGTTTCTCTGCTTCTTTATTCTCGTTTGGTTTGGTTCCACAGCAAGGTTCTGAACAGTCACCCTTCAGTTTTGGCCTGTCAAGCAATGGAAACTCTTCCCTGTTTGGTGCATCCGGCTCTGCTTCCATTGTCACGAAGAGCACAGAAACTACTACTACAGCCTTCCCTTCTAAGCAAGATGTTTCAGTGGAAACAGGAGAAGAGAACGAGAAAGCGGCCTTCACAGCTGATTCAGTAATGTTTGAATATCTTGAGGGAGGATGGAAAGAGCGTGGGAAAGGAGAACTCAAGGTAAACGTATCCACGGCTGATAACGGAAAAGCCAGGTTGGTAATGAGATCCAAAGGAAACTATAGGTTGATCCTGAACGCAAGTCTTTACCCTGAAATGAAATTGGCGAACATGGACAAGAAAGGAATCACATTTGCTTGTGTGAATAGTATAAATGAAGCCGAGAAAGGTCTCTCTACATTCGCACTCAAGTTCAAGGACCCAACGGTAGTGGAAGAGTTCCGAGCAGTTATCGAGAAACATAAAGAAAGTAAACCTTCCGTTGTAGAAGCAGCAGCTCCTTTAAAGACACCTGAGAACTCACCGAGGGCTGAAGATACTTGA